One stretch of Apis cerana isolate GH-2021 linkage group LG8, AcerK_1.0, whole genome shotgun sequence DNA includes these proteins:
- the LOC107998864 gene encoding probable ATP-dependent RNA helicase kurz isoform X2, whose translation MGRKKYNWKARNNIEVIIDNSATKKIPINIIHREDNFDSCNALVLPNEKRKTKKKVKNTITTRLLSKKRRKQLEKVIEKKKKKLQRTELLKELAKVQASPEELKQYISLTSVQTKGLKRHFREAELSVKECKIDSNIKNENDTIEMPINAIKVSKKKRLAILEKEVIKKTISNLNVIGFDESSNSELESDTKNNEDEQEEGATNIIFLEKDKIKGKNEHISNKKNDLTDGNITKNTIEEEKKSVTLIKKSLKPQQLIEKKSALFVMLQRKPEIQAARLKLPVVAEEQVIMEIINENPVVIITGETGSGKTTQVPQFLYEAGYAQEKLIGITEPRRVAAISMSKRVAQEMNLTEKEISYLIRFEGNVTPETKIKFMTDGVLLKEIQNDFLLTKYSIIILDEAHERSVYTDILIGLLSRIVPLRNKRKNSLKLVIMSATLHVEEFVENNKLFKMKPPILTVESRQFPVTIHFNKTTSINYISDALKKAIKIHTRLPDGGILIFLTGQREVNFVVRKLRQAFSTKNKKKITKKIKKSENKDFSKEKEDIQDKNDNNENDNIDSDNDFCYKKAIHYNKLYQKNQIQLPNINLDNYSVSSIPIDDTYEDLITAEDDEEEQLNENEDESEEEDIINPKICINAQPLWVLPLYSLLPSHKQARVFEPPPEGHRLCVVSTNVAETSLTIPNIKYVIDCGRCKMRMYDKVTGVSTYKVCYTSKASANQRAGRAGRTGPGHCYRLYSSAVFNNHFEQFSQSEIQRKPVDDLILQMKVMNIDKVVNFPFPTPPDVTQLKMAEKRLIILGILEQPAIEKEDLYSAKVTLLGRSIAAFPVAPRYGKMLALSHQHNLLQYTVCMVAALSVQEILMETFDIDVDSRNKWLQIKRFWAGTGNSLLLGDLMVLIRAVGSAEYAGTKGKLFSFCEEHGLRHKAIVEIRKLRQQLTNEINLNIQDLNLIIDPQMKPPVDMEAKLLRQIVLAGMADQVARKVMPDEINEDQDKAKWKYAYK comes from the exons atgggaagaaaaaaatataattggaaagcaagaaataatatagaagTTATAATTGATAACTCTGCGACTAAAAAG attcctataaatattatacatcgtgaagataattttgataGTTGTAATGCATTAGTCCTCCCAAATGAAAAGAGGAAAACCAAgaagaaagttaaaaatactattactactcgattattatctaaaaaacgTAGGAAACAATTAGAAaaagttatagaaaaaaagaaaaaaaaattacag AGAACAGAACTTCTAAAAGAATTAGCAAAAGTACAAGCATCACCAGaagaattaaaacaatatatatctttgacaAGTGTACAAACTAAAGGATTAAAACGTCATTTTAGAGAAGCCGAATTATCTGTTAAAGAATGTAAAATtgattcgaatattaaaaatgaaaatgatacaaTAGAAATGCCTATAAATGCTATTAAagttagcaaaaaaaaaagattagctattttagaaaaagaagtaattaaaaaaacaatttcaaatttaaatgttattggaTTTGAT GAATCTAGTAATAGCGAATTAGAATCAGATACAAAGAATAATGAAGATGAACAAGAAGAAGGtgcaacaaatattatatttttagaaaaagataaaataaagggaaaaaatgagcatatttcaaataaaaaaaatgatctcaCAGAcggaaatataacaaaaaatactatagaagaagaaaaaaaatcagtcactttaattaaaaaatccttAAAGCCACAGCAGCTGATAGAAAAAAAGTCTGCTCTGTTTGTAATGCTACAAAGAAAACCAGAAATTCAAGCAGCTAGATTAAAATTACCAGTAGTAGCAGAAGAACAAGTTATAATGGAAATCATTAATGAAAATCCTGTTGTAATAATTACTGGTGAAACAGGCAGTGGTAAAACTACGCAAGTTCCACAATTTCTTTATGAAGCTGGCTATGCTCAAGAAAAGTTAATTGGAATTACAGAACCACGAAGAGTAGCAGCTATATCTATGAGTAAACGTGTTGCTCAAGAAATGAATCTtactgaaaaagaaatttcttactTGATTCGTTTCGAAGGAAATGTTACACCtgaaacaaaaatcaaatttatgacTGATGGTGTATTATTAAAGGAAATAcagaat gatTTTTTACTgacgaaatattcgataattattctaGATGAAGCACATGAACGTAGTGTATATACCGATATTTTGATAGGATTGTTATCACGAATTGTACCATTacggaataaaagaaaaaattctttgaaacttGTAATTATGTCAGCTACATTACATGTAGAAgaatttgtagaaaataacaaattatttaaaatgaaaccaCCTATATTAACAGTGGAATCAAGACAATTTCCTGTtacaatacattttaataaaacaacaagcattaattatatttctgatgctttaaaaaaagctataaaaatacatactcGACTTCCTGATggtggaattttaatatttttgacag gACAACGAGAGGTAAATTTCGTAGTACGGAAATTACGTCAAGctttttctacaaaaaataaaaaaaaaattacaaaaaaaataaaaaaatcagaaaataaagatttttcaaaagagaaagaagatattcaagataaaaatgataataacgaaaatgataatattgatagtgataatgatttttgttacaaaaaagctattcattataacaaattatatcaaaaaaatcaaattcaactACCAAACATTAATCTggataa TTATTCTGTATCATCAATTCCTATTGATGATACATACGAAGATTTAATTACTGCAGAAGATGATGAAGAAGaacaattaaatgaaaatgaagatgaaagtgaagaagaagatattattaatccaAAGATCTGCATAAATGCACAACCATTATGGGTTTTACCATTGTATTCTTTGCTTCCAAGTCATAAACAAGCaaga gtTTTTGAACCACCTCCAGAAGGTCATCGTTTATGTGTGGTATCCACAAATGTAGCAGAAACTTCCTTAACTAtacctaatataaaatatgtaatagatTGTGGACGTTGTAAAATGAGAATGTATGATAAAGTAACTGGTGTTAGTACATACAAAGTCTGTTATACTAGTAAGGCATCTGCTAATCAACGGGCAGGAAGAGCTGGTAGAACTGGTCCTGGACATTGTTATag gtTATATTCTTCAGCAGTGTTTAATAACCATTTTGAACAGTTTAGCCAATCAGAGATTCAAAGAAAACCTGtagatgatttaattttacaaatgaaagTCATGAATATTGACAAGGTTgtgaattttccttttccaacACCACCAGATGTTACACAATTAAAAATGGCTGAAAAAAGACTAATAATACTTGGAATTTTAGAACAGCCAGCTATTGAAAAAGAAG atttatatagtGCTAAAGTAACATTACTTGGTCGCAGTATAGCTGCATTTCCTGTTGCTCCTCGTTACGGAAAAATGTTAGCTTTGTCTCATCAACATAATCTTCTTCAATATACAGTGTGTATGGTGGCTGCGCTTTCTGTTCAAGAGATATTGATGGAAACATTTGATATAGATGTTGATTCTCGGAATAAATGGTTACAAATAAAACGTTTTTGGGCTGGTACTGGCAATAGTTTACTTCTTG GTGATCTGATGGTTTTAATCAGAGCTGTAGGAAGTGCAGAATATGCGGGAactaaaggaaaattattttcattttgtgaAGAACATGGTTTACGACATAAGGCGATTGTGGAAATTCGAAAACTCCGACAGCAActaacaaatgaaattaatttgaacatTCAAGATTTGAATCTCATTATTGATCCACA gATGAAACCTCCAGTTGATATGGAAGCCAAACTTCTCAGGCAAATAGTTCTTGCAGGAATGGCTGATCAAGTTGCAAGAAAAGTGATGCCAGATGAGATTAATGAAGATCAAGATAAAGCTAAATGGAAATATGCCTATAa ataa
- the LOC107998864 gene encoding probable ATP-dependent RNA helicase kurz isoform X1, protein MGRKKYNWKARNNIEVIIDNSATKKIPINIIHREDNFDSCNALVLPNEKRKTKKKVKNTITTRLLSKKRRKQLEKVIEKKKKKLQRTELLKELAKVQASPEELKQYISLTSVQTKGLKRHFREAELSVKECKIDSNIKNENDTIEMPINAIKVSKKKRLAILEKEVIKKTISNLNVIGFDESSNSELESDTKNNEDEQEEGATNIIFLEKDKIKGKNEHISNKKNDLTDGNITKNTIEEEKKSVTLIKKSLKPQQLIEKKSALFVMLQRKPEIQAARLKLPVVAEEQVIMEIINENPVVIITGETGSGKTTQVPQFLYEAGYAQEKLIGITEPRRVAAISMSKRVAQEMNLTEKEISYLIRFEGNVTPETKIKFMTDGVLLKEIQNDFLLTKYSIIILDEAHERSVYTDILIGLLSRIVPLRNKRKNSLKLVIMSATLHVEEFVENNKLFKMKPPILTVESRQFPVTIHFNKTTSINYISDALKKAIKIHTRLPDGGILIFLTGQREVNFVVRKLRQAFSTKNKKKITKKIKKSENKDFSKEKEDIQDKNDNNENDNIDSDNDFCYKKAIHYNKLYQKNQIQLPNINLDNYSVSSIPIDDTYEDLITAEDDEEEQLNENEDESEEEDIINPKICINAQPLWVLPLYSLLPSHKQARVFEPPPEGHRLCVVSTNVAETSLTIPNIKYVIDCGRCKMRMYDKVTGVSTYKVCYTSKASANQRAGRAGRTGPGHCYRLYSSAVFNNHFEQFSQSEIQRKPVDDLILQMKVMNIDKVVNFPFPTPPDVTQLKMAEKRLIILGILEQPAIEKEDLYSAKVTLLGRSIAAFPVAPRYGKMLALSHQHNLLQYTVCMVAALSVQEILMETFDIDVDSRNKWLQIKRFWAGTGNSLLLGDLMVLIRAVGSAEYAGTKGKLFSFCEEHGLRHKAIVEIRKLRQQLTNEINLNIQDLNLIIDPQMKPPVDMEAKLLRQIVLAGMADQVARKVMPDEINEDQDKAKWKYAYKTVDMEEPVFLHSSCVLRKICPEWVVYQEIYETNKMYMRGVTAIESEWLPKFAPSLCQLGDPLTNPPPRYDPESGKIMCSITGTFGKAGWKLPIMDMEYPLSIDGVKWFACFFLEGKVFPKLKQFVSSLLSTPQSITKAWAKLIPRTQEMTQLLLSHGIMSKVQLLETWKADRNFLLSAYQKWLPESMHGHIMIIWPPV, encoded by the exons atgggaagaaaaaaatataattggaaagcaagaaataatatagaagTTATAATTGATAACTCTGCGACTAAAAAG attcctataaatattatacatcgtgaagataattttgataGTTGTAATGCATTAGTCCTCCCAAATGAAAAGAGGAAAACCAAgaagaaagttaaaaatactattactactcgattattatctaaaaaacgTAGGAAACAATTAGAAaaagttatagaaaaaaagaaaaaaaaattacag AGAACAGAACTTCTAAAAGAATTAGCAAAAGTACAAGCATCACCAGaagaattaaaacaatatatatctttgacaAGTGTACAAACTAAAGGATTAAAACGTCATTTTAGAGAAGCCGAATTATCTGTTAAAGAATGTAAAATtgattcgaatattaaaaatgaaaatgatacaaTAGAAATGCCTATAAATGCTATTAAagttagcaaaaaaaaaagattagctattttagaaaaagaagtaattaaaaaaacaatttcaaatttaaatgttattggaTTTGAT GAATCTAGTAATAGCGAATTAGAATCAGATACAAAGAATAATGAAGATGAACAAGAAGAAGGtgcaacaaatattatatttttagaaaaagataaaataaagggaaaaaatgagcatatttcaaataaaaaaaatgatctcaCAGAcggaaatataacaaaaaatactatagaagaagaaaaaaaatcagtcactttaattaaaaaatccttAAAGCCACAGCAGCTGATAGAAAAAAAGTCTGCTCTGTTTGTAATGCTACAAAGAAAACCAGAAATTCAAGCAGCTAGATTAAAATTACCAGTAGTAGCAGAAGAACAAGTTATAATGGAAATCATTAATGAAAATCCTGTTGTAATAATTACTGGTGAAACAGGCAGTGGTAAAACTACGCAAGTTCCACAATTTCTTTATGAAGCTGGCTATGCTCAAGAAAAGTTAATTGGAATTACAGAACCACGAAGAGTAGCAGCTATATCTATGAGTAAACGTGTTGCTCAAGAAATGAATCTtactgaaaaagaaatttcttactTGATTCGTTTCGAAGGAAATGTTACACCtgaaacaaaaatcaaatttatgacTGATGGTGTATTATTAAAGGAAATAcagaat gatTTTTTACTgacgaaatattcgataattattctaGATGAAGCACATGAACGTAGTGTATATACCGATATTTTGATAGGATTGTTATCACGAATTGTACCATTacggaataaaagaaaaaattctttgaaacttGTAATTATGTCAGCTACATTACATGTAGAAgaatttgtagaaaataacaaattatttaaaatgaaaccaCCTATATTAACAGTGGAATCAAGACAATTTCCTGTtacaatacattttaataaaacaacaagcattaattatatttctgatgctttaaaaaaagctataaaaatacatactcGACTTCCTGATggtggaattttaatatttttgacag gACAACGAGAGGTAAATTTCGTAGTACGGAAATTACGTCAAGctttttctacaaaaaataaaaaaaaaattacaaaaaaaataaaaaaatcagaaaataaagatttttcaaaagagaaagaagatattcaagataaaaatgataataacgaaaatgataatattgatagtgataatgatttttgttacaaaaaagctattcattataacaaattatatcaaaaaaatcaaattcaactACCAAACATTAATCTggataa TTATTCTGTATCATCAATTCCTATTGATGATACATACGAAGATTTAATTACTGCAGAAGATGATGAAGAAGaacaattaaatgaaaatgaagatgaaagtgaagaagaagatattattaatccaAAGATCTGCATAAATGCACAACCATTATGGGTTTTACCATTGTATTCTTTGCTTCCAAGTCATAAACAAGCaaga gtTTTTGAACCACCTCCAGAAGGTCATCGTTTATGTGTGGTATCCACAAATGTAGCAGAAACTTCCTTAACTAtacctaatataaaatatgtaatagatTGTGGACGTTGTAAAATGAGAATGTATGATAAAGTAACTGGTGTTAGTACATACAAAGTCTGTTATACTAGTAAGGCATCTGCTAATCAACGGGCAGGAAGAGCTGGTAGAACTGGTCCTGGACATTGTTATag gtTATATTCTTCAGCAGTGTTTAATAACCATTTTGAACAGTTTAGCCAATCAGAGATTCAAAGAAAACCTGtagatgatttaattttacaaatgaaagTCATGAATATTGACAAGGTTgtgaattttccttttccaacACCACCAGATGTTACACAATTAAAAATGGCTGAAAAAAGACTAATAATACTTGGAATTTTAGAACAGCCAGCTATTGAAAAAGAAG atttatatagtGCTAAAGTAACATTACTTGGTCGCAGTATAGCTGCATTTCCTGTTGCTCCTCGTTACGGAAAAATGTTAGCTTTGTCTCATCAACATAATCTTCTTCAATATACAGTGTGTATGGTGGCTGCGCTTTCTGTTCAAGAGATATTGATGGAAACATTTGATATAGATGTTGATTCTCGGAATAAATGGTTACAAATAAAACGTTTTTGGGCTGGTACTGGCAATAGTTTACTTCTTG GTGATCTGATGGTTTTAATCAGAGCTGTAGGAAGTGCAGAATATGCGGGAactaaaggaaaattattttcattttgtgaAGAACATGGTTTACGACATAAGGCGATTGTGGAAATTCGAAAACTCCGACAGCAActaacaaatgaaattaatttgaacatTCAAGATTTGAATCTCATTATTGATCCACA gATGAAACCTCCAGTTGATATGGAAGCCAAACTTCTCAGGCAAATAGTTCTTGCAGGAATGGCTGATCAAGTTGCAAGAAAAGTGATGCCAGATGAGATTAATGAAGATCAAGATAAAGCTAAATGGAAATATGCCTATAa aaCTGTAGATATGGAAGAGCCAGTATTTCTACATTCCTCATGTGTTCTTCGAAAAATATGTCCTGAATGGGTAGTTTATCaggaaatttatgaaacaaataaaatgtatatgcgTGGTGTCACAGCTATAGAATCAGAATGGCTGCCTAAATTTGCTCCTTCTCTATGTCAACTTGGAGATCCTTTGACTAATCCACCACCAAG gTACGATCCAGAAAGTGGAAAAATAATGTGTAGTATAACAGGAACATTCGGAAAAGCAGGTTGGAAATTACCAATAATGGATATGGAATATCCATTGTCCATAGATGGAGTTAAATGGTTTGCATGCTTTTTTTTAGAAGGAAAagtatttccaaaattaaaacaattcgtttcttcattattatcaaCTCCTCAAAGCATTACCAAAGCATGGGCTaa attaattccGCGAACGCAAGAAATGACGCAACTATTATTATCTCATGGAATTATGTCAAAAGTACAATTATTAGAAACTTGGAAAGCAGATAGAAATT
- the LOC107998863 gene encoding ARL14 effector protein isoform X1 — protein MDTGNSNENSHPILETPPRAERKSTRGSRQKGVDSVTKKFLRNFDPEHSEREKRKLHRRLYQGHKRHVMYDENGVYTQTGDDLCDCLNLNCAGCHFSCPKCNSPKCGHECRYDIKKLFFKFIYFLNIKNKFFIRNNRKWTYESIENEGSDVIIKNPLLKET, from the exons atggATACAGgaaattcgaatgaaaattcacATCCAATTTTAGAGACTCCTCCACGTGCTGAACGA AAAAGTACCCGAGGATCGCGACAAAAAGGAGTAGATAgcgtaacaaaaaaatttctacgtAACTTTGATCCGGAACATagtgaaagagaaaaacgaaaactACATCGACGGTTGTATCAAGGTCACAAAAGACATGTTATGTATGATGAAAATGGAGTTTATACTCAAACAGGAGATGATCTTTgtgattgtttaaatttaaattgtgctGGATGTCATTTTTCTTGTCCTAAATGCAATTCTCCTAAGTGTGGTCATGAATGCAggtatgatattaaaaaattattttttaaatttatttattttttaaatatcaaaaataagttttttattaggAATAATCGTAAGTGGACATACGAATCTATAGAAAATGAAGGAAGCGATGTCATCATAAAAAATCCATTATTGAAAGAAACTTga
- the LOC107998863 gene encoding ARL14 effector protein isoform X2, with protein MDTGNSNENSHPILETPPRAERKSTRGSRQKGVDSVTKKFLRNFDPEHSEREKRKLHRRLYQGHKRHVMYDENGVYTQTGDDLCDCLNLNCAGCHFSCPKCNSPKCGHECRNNRKWTYESIENEGSDVIIKNPLLKET; from the exons atggATACAGgaaattcgaatgaaaattcacATCCAATTTTAGAGACTCCTCCACGTGCTGAACGA AAAAGTACCCGAGGATCGCGACAAAAAGGAGTAGATAgcgtaacaaaaaaatttctacgtAACTTTGATCCGGAACATagtgaaagagaaaaacgaaaactACATCGACGGTTGTATCAAGGTCACAAAAGACATGTTATGTATGATGAAAATGGAGTTTATACTCAAACAGGAGATGATCTTTgtgattgtttaaatttaaattgtgctGGATGTCATTTTTCTTGTCCTAAATGCAATTCTCCTAAGTGTGGTCATGAATGCAg gAATAATCGTAAGTGGACATACGAATCTATAGAAAATGAAGGAAGCGATGTCATCATAAAAAATCCATTATTGAAAGAAACTTga